One window of the Eucalyptus grandis isolate ANBG69807.140 chromosome 8, ASM1654582v1, whole genome shotgun sequence genome contains the following:
- the LOC104417207 gene encoding uncharacterized protein LOC104417207: protein MRNSYLFRNQRLHSSMVVETALTETRLYQITSTSPYSARQRALNLNPDQLWRPPDLGTLKCNVDASYQPESTEGALAAVFRDHQGRLTEIYTKRFPVASALVAEFQALSFAIQHLIAQGLQHARVVIESDCRSVVDAITGRRSAPWELRPLLAEAAELLPLFPNLTIQWCPREANGVADWAAKAQRDSTLAHNWNIFPPLILMNLIYVDALLAGCKMMFL, encoded by the coding sequence ATGCGGAATAGCTACCTCTTCCGCAATCAACGGCTCCATTCCTCCATGGTAGTCGAAACAGCTTTGACGGAGACGAGGCTTTACCAGATCACCTCTACCTCCCCTTACTCTGCGCGGCAACGTGCGCTCAACCTGAACCCTGATCAGCTCTGGAGACCGCCTGATCTAGGTACATTAAAATGTAACGTTGATGCTTCATATCAACCAGAGAGCACAGAAGGGGCGCTGGCTGCGGTTTTTAGAGATCATCAGGGAAGACTTACCGAGATCTACACCAAACGTTTTCCCGTTGCTTCAGCACTGGTAGCGGAGTTCCAAGCCCTCTCCTTCGCGATCCAGCACTTGATAGCACAAGGCTTACAGCACGCTAGGGTTGTGATTGAATCGGACTGTAGATCAGTGGTGGATGCCATCACAGGAAGGAGATCTGCGCCATGGGAGCTTCGTCCCCTGCTTGCGGAGGCTGCTGAACTGCTGCCATTGTTCCCTAATCTTACGATTCAGTGGTGTCCCCGGGAAGCCAATGGAGTTGCAGACTGGGCTGCAAAGGCCCAGCGAGATTCAACTTTGGCCCACAATTGGAATATCTTCCCTCCTCTTATTTTGATGAATCTAATATATGTCGACGCCCTTCTGGCCGGTTGTAAAATGATGTTTCTATGA
- the LOC104417208 gene encoding omega-hydroxypalmitate O-feruloyl transferase-like, translated as MADYGIENLGDRRLLDSDVLDKLVYRDPTEHILEVAPLLTAQVTKFNCGGFTLGIALNHCMADGVSAMSFMNAWAEMARAKPLSLVPCHDRTILKSRVPPQIAGPYNEFVHVSDVSNMTALFEEQQLVYKSFHFDAEKLATVKRVATKDQQVKSSYTSFVALAALVWRARSMALKMKLHQQLKLLLLVDFRSRLKTPLPDGYFGNAVAMPCCLCTMGELIEERIFASAERIKKAIESVTDDYIRSRIDYLDMNRLEGLPVGTLIISSWVRLEYGKTDFGWGEPRFGIGGLPSSSCMFMSEGREKGIAVMLGLPLSAMITFEKLICDLNDTQHTHIGIQN; from the exons ATGGCTGATTATGGCATCGAAAATCTGGGTGATAGGAGATTGCTCGATTCTGATGTTTTAGATAAGCTTGTTTATAGAGATCCTACGGAACATATACTTGAAGTTGCCCCCCTTCTAACTGCACag GTGACGAAATTTAATTGTGGAGGTTTTACCTTAGGGATCGCACTTAACCATTGCATGGCAGATGGTGTGTCGGCAATGAGTTTTATGAACGCATGGGCTGAAATGGCAAGAGCCAAGCCGTTATCCCTCGTCCCTTGTCATGATAGAACCATCCTAAAATCAAGGGTGCCTCCTCAAATCGCCGGTCCTTACAACGAATTTGTTCACGTAAGCGATGTATCAAACATGACAGCATTATTTGAGGAACAGCAACTTGTATATAAGTCTTTCCATTTTGATGCTGAGAAGCTAGCAACCGTCAAAAGAGTGGCAACAAAAGATCAACAG GTAAAGAGCAGCTACACCAGCTTCGTAGCACTTGCAGCCTTAGTGTGGCGGGCTCGAAGCATGGCCCTCAAGATGAAACTTCACCAACAATTGAAGCTCCTTTTACTTGTTGACTTCAGGTCTAGGCTAAAAACACCATTGCCTGATGGATACTTTGGGAACGCGGTCGCCATGCCCTGCTGTCTTTGCACCATGGGAGAGTTGATTGAGGAGCGAATCTTTGCTTCTGCAGAAAGAATAAAGAAGGCAATCGAGAGTGTGACTGACGACTACATACGGTCAAGGATCGACTATTTGGACATGAATCGATTAGAGGGGTTACCTGTGGGCACACTAATAATAAGttcatgggtgaggctcgagtaTGGCAAGACGGACTTTGGGTGGGGAGAGCCAAGGTTTGGGATCGGTGGCCTGCCGAGCTCAAGCTGCATGTTTATGTCAGAAGGTAGAGAGAAGGGCATTGCGGTGATGTTGGGTCTGCCACTTTCAGCCATGATTACCTTCGAGAAGCTTATTTGTGATCTAAATGATACTCAGCACACTCATATTGGTATTCAAAACTAG
- the LOC120287244 gene encoding omega-hydroxypalmitate O-feruloyl transferase-like, which produces MALEMKLHQQSKLLLLVDFRSRLKTPLPDGYFGNAVAMPCYLCTTEELIEEPISASAERIKKAIESVTDDYIRSRIDYLDMNRLEGLPVGTLIISSWARLEYGKTDFGWGEPRFGIDGLPSSSCMFMSDGREKGIAVKLGLPLSAMIAFEKLVCDLNDTQHTHIGIQS; this is translated from the coding sequence ATGGCCCTCGAGATGAAACTTCATCAACAGTCGAAGCTCCTTTTACTTGTTGACTTCAGGTCTAGGCTGAAAACACCATTGCCTGACGGATACTTTGGGAACGCGGTCGCCATGCCCTGCTATCTTTGCACCACGGAAGAGTTGATTGAGGAGCCAATCTCTGCTTCTGCAGAAAGAATAAAGAAGGCAATCGAGAGTGTGACTGACGACTACATACGGTCAAGGATCGACTATTTGGACATGAATCGATTAGAGGGGTTGCCTGTGGGCACACTAATAATAAGttcatgggcgaggctcgagtaTGGCAAGACGGACTTTGGGTGGGGAGAGCCAAGGTTTGGGATTGATGGCCTGCCGAGCTCAAGCTGCATGTTTATGTCAGACGGAAGAGAGAAGGGCATTGCGGTGAAGTTGGGTCTGCCACTTTCAGCCATGATTGCCTTCGAGAAGCTTGTTTGTGATCTAAATGATACTCAGCACACTCATATTGGTATTCAAAGCTAG